A window of the Caretta caretta isolate rCarCar2 chromosome 21, rCarCar1.hap1, whole genome shotgun sequence genome harbors these coding sequences:
- the LOC125624984 gene encoding uncharacterized protein LOC125624984 produces the protein MMESQNRKRAPAWTEREVRDLIAVWGEESVLSELRSSFRNAKTFLKISQGMKDRGHNRDPKQCRMKLKERRQAYQKTREANSRSGSEPQTCRFYDELHAILGGSATTTPAVLFDSFNGDGGNTEVGFGDEEDDDEEEVVDSSQQASGETGFPDSQELFLTLDLEPVPPEPTQGCLLDSAGGEGTSAACVSMITGSSPSQRLVKLRKKKKRTRDEMFSELMLSSHTDRAQMNAWRQIMSECRKAQNDREERWRAEESKWRAEESKWRAEDRAEAQRWRQRDERRQDSMLRLLQDQTSMLQCMAELQQRQLEHRLPLQPLCNQPPSSPSSIASTPRRPRTRWGGLRPTSHSTTEDCPKKRRLSFNKF, from the exons atgatggagtcccagaatcgcaaaagagctccagcatggaccgaacgggaggtacgggatctgatcgctgtttggggagaggaatccgtgctatcagaactccgttccagttttcgaaatgccaaaacctttctgaaaatctcccagggcatgaaggacagaggccataacagggacccgaagcagtgccgcatgaaacttaaggagcggaggcaagcctaccagaaaaccagagaggcgaacagccgctctgggtcagagccccaaacatgccgcttctatgatgagctgcatgccattttagggggttcagccaccactaccccagccgtgttgtttgactccttcaatggagatggaggcaatacggaagtaggttttggggacgaagaagatgatgatgaggaggaggttgtagatagctcacagcaagcaagcggagaaaccggttttcccgacagccaggaactgtttctcaccctagacctggagccagtaccccccgaacccacccaaggctgcctcctggactcagcaggcggagaagggacctctg ctgcatgcgtttcaatgatcacaggatcttctccttcccagagactagtgaagcttagaaagaaaaaaaaacgcactcgcgatgaaatgttctccgagctcatgctgtcctcccatactgacagagcacagatgaatgcgtggaggcaaataatgtcagagtgcaggaaagcacaaaatgaccgggaggagaggtggagggctgaagagagtaagtggcgggctgaagagagtaagtggcgggctgaagacagggctgaagctcaaaggtggcggcagcgtgatgagaggaggcaggattcaatgctgaggctgctgcaggaccaaaccagtatgctccagtgtatggctgagctgcagcaaaggcagctggagcacagactgccactgcagcccctctgtaaccaaccgccctcctccccaagttccatagcctccacacccagacgcccaagaacgcggtgggggggcctccggccaaccagccactccaccacagaggattgcccaaaaaaaagaaggctgtcatttaataaattttaa